A genomic stretch from Pontivivens ytuae includes:
- the hisA gene encoding 1-(5-phosphoribosyl)-5-[(5-phosphoribosylamino)methylideneamino]imidazole-4-carboxamide isomerase, translated as MILYPAIDLKDGACVRLYKGEMDQATVFNDDPAAQARAFVEAGCEWLHLVDLNGAFAGAPVNAGAVEAILAATDVPAQLGGGIRDLATIETWLEKGLARVILGTVAVRDPELVREAARLFPGKVAVGIDARDGMVAVEGWAETTDITATDLARRFEDAGVAAIIYTDIDRDGAMQGPNIEATAALAHAVSIPVIASGGVSSLDDLRALKASGAPLDGAISGRALYDGRISVPEAMKVLAG; from the coding sequence ATGATCCTCTACCCCGCCATCGACCTGAAGGACGGCGCCTGCGTGCGGCTCTACAAGGGAGAGATGGACCAGGCGACGGTGTTCAACGACGATCCCGCCGCGCAGGCGCGAGCCTTCGTCGAGGCGGGCTGCGAGTGGCTGCACCTCGTGGACCTCAACGGCGCCTTTGCCGGTGCTCCGGTCAACGCGGGCGCGGTGGAGGCGATCCTGGCCGCGACCGACGTGCCGGCCCAGCTTGGCGGCGGGATCCGGGACCTCGCGACGATCGAGACGTGGCTGGAGAAGGGCCTCGCCCGCGTGATCCTCGGCACCGTCGCCGTGCGCGATCCGGAGCTGGTGCGCGAGGCCGCGCGGCTCTTCCCCGGGAAGGTCGCTGTGGGCATCGACGCACGCGACGGGATGGTGGCCGTTGAGGGGTGGGCGGAAACGACGGACATCACCGCCACCGACCTCGCCCGCCGGTTCGAGGATGCGGGAGTGGCGGCCATCATCTACACCGATATCGACCGCGACGGCGCGATGCAGGGTCCGAATATTGAGGCGACCGCGGCACTCGCCCATGCCGTCTCCATCCCCGTCATCGCGTCGGGCGGCGTCTCCTCGCTCGACGACCTGCGGGCGCTGAAGGCCAGCGGGGCACCGCTCGACGGCGCGATCTCGGGCCGGGCGCTTTATGATGGCCGCATCTCAGTGCCCGAAGCGATGAAGGTGCTGGCGGGCTAG
- a CDS encoding isovaleryl-CoA dehydrogenase yields MFHASMNFALGEEVEALREMVHRWAQDRVAPMAAKIDADNLFPNELWTEMGELGLHGITVPEEDGGAGMGYLAHSVAVEEIARASASVSLSYGAHSNLCVNQISLNGNAEQKAKYLPKLISGEHVGSLAMSEAGAGSDVVSMSLKAEKRNDRFILNGNKYWITNSPDASTLVVYAKTDPEAGPKGITAFLIEKEMTGFSVGPHFDKLGMRGSNTAELIFEDVEVPFENILGEEGKGVNVLMSGLDYERVVLSGIGVGIMHAILDHIMPYMHERKQFGQPIGDFQLMQAKIADLYTSMNTARAYLYAVAAACDRGEVTRQDAAACVLYCSEQAMLAAIQGVQAMGGAGFLNDSPLSRIMRDAKLMEIGAGTSEIRRMLCGRELMKATA; encoded by the coding sequence ATGTTCCACGCATCCATGAACTTCGCGCTGGGCGAGGAGGTCGAGGCCCTGCGCGAGATGGTCCACCGCTGGGCGCAGGACCGCGTCGCGCCGATGGCCGCGAAGATCGACGCCGACAACCTTTTCCCCAACGAGCTCTGGACCGAGATGGGCGAGCTCGGCCTGCACGGCATCACCGTGCCGGAGGAGGATGGCGGCGCGGGCATGGGCTACCTCGCCCATTCCGTGGCGGTCGAGGAGATCGCACGGGCCAGTGCCTCCGTCTCCCTCAGCTACGGCGCGCACTCGAACCTCTGCGTCAACCAGATCTCGCTGAACGGCAATGCGGAGCAGAAGGCGAAGTACCTGCCGAAGCTGATCTCCGGCGAGCATGTCGGCTCCCTTGCTATGTCCGAGGCGGGCGCGGGCTCCGATGTCGTGTCGATGAGCCTGAAGGCCGAGAAGCGCAACGACCGCTTCATCCTGAACGGCAACAAGTACTGGATCACTAACTCCCCCGACGCCTCGACGCTGGTCGTCTATGCCAAGACCGATCCGGAGGCCGGGCCCAAGGGCATCACCGCCTTCCTGATCGAGAAGGAAATGACGGGTTTTTCCGTCGGTCCCCATTTCGACAAGCTCGGCATGCGCGGCTCCAACACCGCCGAACTGATCTTCGAGGATGTGGAGGTCCCGTTCGAGAACATCCTCGGCGAGGAAGGGAAGGGCGTGAACGTCCTGATGTCCGGCCTCGACTACGAGCGGGTGGTGCTGTCGGGCATCGGCGTCGGGATCATGCACGCCATTCTCGATCACATCATGCCCTACATGCATGAAAGGAAGCAGTTCGGGCAGCCGATCGGGGACTTCCAACTGATGCAGGCGAAGATCGCCGACCTCTACACGTCGATGAACACCGCGCGCGCCTATCTCTACGCCGTCGCGGCGGCTTGCGACCGGGGTGAGGTCACGCGGCAGGATGCGGCCGCCTGCGTGCTCTATTGTTCCGAACAGGCGATGCTCGCCGCGATCCAAGGCGTGCAGGCGATGGGCGGCGCGGGCTTCCTGAACGACTCGCCGCTCAGCCGCATCATGCGCGACGCCAAGCTGATGGAGATCGGTGCGGGCACCTCCGAGATCCGCCGCATGCTCTGCGGCCGCGAACTGATGAAGGCCACGGCCTGA
- a CDS encoding DUF1622 domain-containing protein has product MEGLATQSPSVLHSELHWLGAGLDWVAAGIEVIAIAVMLIGAGRFVVGFLRAELSGQPTTRISGINYERQELGRYILAGLELFIVSDIIHTVLSLRLDDLVFLGLLVLIRAAMSYFLDREIRQIRAEEATR; this is encoded by the coding sequence ATGGAGGGCCTCGCCACCCAGTCCCCGAGCGTGCTGCATAGCGAGCTGCATTGGCTCGGCGCGGGGCTCGATTGGGTTGCGGCCGGGATCGAGGTGATCGCCATCGCGGTCATGCTGATCGGGGCAGGGCGCTTTGTCGTCGGCTTCCTGCGCGCGGAACTGTCCGGCCAGCCGACGACGCGGATCAGCGGCATCAATTACGAGCGGCAGGAACTGGGGCGCTACATCCTCGCCGGATTGGAGCTGTTCATCGTCTCCGACATCATCCACACGGTGCTGAGCCTTCGGCTCGACGATCTGGTGTTTCTCGGCCTCCTCGTCCTGATCCGGGCCGCCATGAGCTATTTCCTCGACCGCGAGATCCGTCAGATCCGGGCGGAGGAGGCGACGCGGTGA
- a CDS encoding alpha/beta fold hydrolase, whose protein sequence is MLKWTGRVLLALVVLLTGAVFLLRTPDTDPVEMLAKYGGAQARFAEGAGGLRVHYRSSGDPADPAVVMLHGSNSSLHTWEPLAARLGGYHVISLDLPGHGLTGPHPQDDYSAEGNAQAVDAVLDDLGVEQAVLIGNSFGGWVSWRYALSRSERVAGLVLIASSGMPRRDDDPEPPSSFVFELLDTRVGGWLLTNITPRPLVESSLEASVSVTSIIDDAMVDRYWELIRYPGNRRAAIVSANAEREPEMADRIGEIEAPVLVIWGAEDQFVLPSAARTFAERLPQAEVVIFDGIGHLPMEEAPDRTAEAIRDFLN, encoded by the coding sequence ATGCTGAAATGGACGGGCCGGGTGCTGCTCGCGCTGGTGGTTCTGCTGACGGGGGCGGTGTTCCTTTTGCGCACGCCGGACACGGATCCGGTGGAGATGCTGGCGAAGTATGGCGGGGCGCAGGCGCGTTTTGCCGAGGGTGCGGGTGGCCTGCGGGTGCACTACCGCAGCTCCGGCGATCCGGCGGACCCGGCGGTGGTCATGCTCCACGGTTCCAACTCCTCCCTGCACACGTGGGAGCCGCTGGCGGCGCGGCTGGGCGGCTACCACGTGATCTCCCTCGACCTGCCGGGGCACGGGCTGACCGGGCCGCATCCGCAGGACGACTATTCGGCGGAGGGGAATGCGCAGGCGGTGGATGCCGTTCTCGACGACCTCGGGGTGGAGCAGGCTGTTCTCATCGGCAACTCCTTCGGCGGCTGGGTCTCCTGGCGCTACGCCCTGTCGCGGTCGGAGCGGGTGGCGGGGCTGGTGCTGATCGCCTCCTCCGGCATGCCGCGGCGCGACGACGATCCGGAGCCGCCGTCGAGCTTCGTTTTCGAACTGCTCGACACGCGCGTCGGTGGCTGGCTGCTGACCAACATCACCCCGCGCCCGCTGGTGGAGAGCTCGCTGGAGGCGAGCGTCTCCGTCACCTCGATCATCGATGACGCCATGGTGGACCGCTACTGGGAGCTGATCCGCTACCCCGGCAACCGCCGCGCCGCCATCGTCTCCGCCAACGCGGAGCGGGAGCCGGAGATGGCCGACCGGATCGGGGAGATCGAGGCGCCGGTCCTGGTGATCTGGGGTGCCGAGGATCAGTTCGTGCTGCCCTCGGCCGCCCGGACTTTCGCGGAGCGGCTGCCGCAGGCGGAGGTCGTGATCTTCGACGGGATCGGCCATCTGCCGATGGAGGAGGCGCCGGACCGGACAGCGGAGGCGATCCGCGACTTTCTCAATTGA
- a CDS encoding SRPBCC domain-containing protein: MLDTLTANAVGDREIHVARHFKASPERVFEAFTTPAIVETWLTGPDGWTMTICEIAPEIGAPVRYRWENQDGEGFGLEGTVTECDPPHRMVHTELFDIPGATDTGVVTTFTAEGAGTRVEMVITYQSQEARDMMLQQMPSGLEMSYSRLDAVLR, from the coding sequence ATGCTCGACACCCTGACGGCCAACGCGGTCGGCGACCGCGAGATCCACGTCGCCCGCCATTTCAAGGCCTCACCCGAGCGCGTGTTCGAGGCGTTCACCACCCCTGCCATCGTGGAGACATGGCTGACGGGTCCCGATGGCTGGACCATGACGATCTGCGAGATCGCGCCAGAGATCGGCGCGCCCGTCCGCTATCGCTGGGAGAATCAGGACGGCGAAGGCTTCGGCCTCGAAGGCACCGTGACCGAGTGCGACCCACCGCACCGGATGGTCCATACCGAGCTTTTCGACATTCCCGGCGCAACCGACACGGGCGTGGTGACGACTTTCACGGCCGAGGGGGCAGGGACCCGCGTCGAGATGGTCATCACCTACCAGTCGCAGGAGGCACGGGACATGATGCTCCAGCAGATGCCCAGCGGTCTTGAGATGAGCTATTCCCGCCTCGACGCCGTTCTGCGCTGA
- a CDS encoding lysozyme inhibitor LprI family protein: MRWLLICLLAFPAAAQDVVFDPEMTEQCLGIVAEDEQRSCIGRSASDCMKETEGGESTVGMGGCLEAELTYWDDRLNAEYARLQAETERRDAELAELENTGPRIAPTLREMQRQWIAFRDATCDFERAQWGGGTGGGPATLACLMRLTGEQALYLSTQRLGNE; encoded by the coding sequence ATGAGGTGGCTCCTGATCTGCCTGCTGGCGTTTCCGGCTGCCGCCCAGGACGTCGTCTTCGATCCGGAGATGACGGAGCAGTGCCTCGGCATCGTGGCGGAGGATGAGCAGCGAAGCTGCATCGGCCGCTCCGCCAGCGACTGCATGAAGGAGACCGAGGGTGGCGAAAGTACCGTCGGCATGGGCGGCTGCCTTGAGGCCGAGCTCACCTACTGGGACGACCGCCTGAACGCCGAATATGCCCGCCTGCAGGCAGAGACCGAGCGGCGCGATGCCGAATTGGCGGAGCTGGAGAACACCGGCCCTCGCATCGCGCCGACCCTGCGCGAGATGCAGCGCCAATGGATCGCCTTTCGCGACGCGACCTGCGATTTCGAGCGCGCGCAGTGGGGCGGCGGCACCGGTGGAGGGCCTGCGACACTCGCATGCCTGATGCGGCTGACCGGGGAGCAGGCGCTGTATCTTTCGACCCAGAGGCTCGGCAATGAGTGA
- the hisF gene encoding imidazole glycerol phosphate synthase subunit HisF, with the protein MLKTRIIPCLDVKDGRVVKGVNFKGLVDAGDPVEAAIAYDAAGADELCFLDIAATLENRGTMYDLASRTAEACFMPLTIGGGVRTVEDVRALLLAGADKVSFNSAAVANPDVINAAANKFGAQCIVVAVDAKTVEPGRWEIFTHGGTKPTGIDAVEFAKDMAARGTGEILLTSMDKDGTKSGYNLPLTKAISDAVSVPVIASGGVGTLDHLVEGVTEGGASAVLAASIFHFGTYSIGEAKAHMAAAGIPMRLQ; encoded by the coding sequence ATGCTCAAGACCCGCATCATCCCCTGCCTCGACGTGAAGGACGGCCGCGTCGTGAAGGGCGTCAACTTCAAGGGCCTCGTGGACGCGGGCGACCCGGTGGAGGCGGCCATCGCCTATGATGCGGCGGGGGCGGACGAGCTCTGCTTTCTCGACATCGCCGCGACGCTGGAGAACCGCGGCACGATGTACGACCTCGCCAGCCGGACGGCAGAGGCCTGCTTCATGCCGCTGACCATCGGCGGCGGCGTGCGCACGGTCGAGGACGTGCGGGCGCTGCTGCTCGCCGGGGCCGACAAGGTGAGCTTCAACTCCGCTGCCGTGGCCAACCCGGATGTGATCAACGCCGCCGCCAACAAGTTCGGCGCGCAGTGCATCGTGGTGGCGGTGGACGCGAAGACGGTGGAGCCCGGCCGCTGGGAGATCTTCACCCATGGCGGCACGAAGCCCACGGGCATCGACGCGGTCGAGTTCGCGAAGGACATGGCCGCGCGCGGCACGGGGGAGATCCTGCTGACCTCAATGGACAAGGACGGCACCAAGTCGGGCTACAACCTGCCGCTGACCAAGGCGATCTCGGATGCGGTGAGCGTCCCTGTCATCGCCTCGGGCGGGGTCGGCACGCTGGATCACCTCGTCGAGGGCGTGACGGAAGGCGGGGCGAGCGCGGTGCTCGCCGCCTCGATCTTCCACTTCGGAACCTATTCCATCGGCGAGGCGAAGGCCCACATGGCCGCCGCCGGCATTCCCATGAGGCTGCAATGA
- a CDS encoding MipA/OmpV family protein has translation MPNRLLIAALCCLATTAHAEEEPLWEFGVGAFGLYAPDYPASGESSFNGLPFPYVIYRGDFFRLDDEDGARIVPLETARFRFDISADAAFGVNSDDNDAREGLEDLDPLVQIGPQVVVEGPRFAGGQLEFALAARAVYSVDFDDIEYQGAVLEPRIRYERELGTEREIGLFASVQPIWATEELHDYFYEVDAPFATPSRPAFDAGGGYLGAEVSLGVSAEITDRLQLFAGTGLGFYEGAENEDSPLFEEDVTAAAFLGFAYTLRRSERMVRRD, from the coding sequence ATGCCGAACCGCTTGCTGATCGCCGCCCTCTGCTGCCTCGCCACCACGGCGCATGCGGAGGAGGAACCGCTCTGGGAGTTCGGCGTGGGCGCCTTCGGCCTCTACGCCCCCGACTATCCGGCCTCGGGCGAATCCTCCTTCAACGGGCTACCGTTTCCCTACGTGATCTATCGGGGCGATTTCTTCCGGCTCGACGACGAGGACGGCGCGCGCATCGTCCCGCTGGAGACCGCGCGCTTTCGCTTCGACATCTCCGCCGATGCGGCCTTCGGCGTGAACAGCGACGACAACGATGCGCGCGAGGGGCTGGAGGATCTCGATCCGCTCGTCCAGATCGGCCCGCAGGTGGTGGTCGAGGGGCCGCGTTTTGCCGGGGGCCAGCTGGAATTCGCGCTCGCCGCCCGCGCGGTCTACTCCGTCGATTTCGACGATATCGAGTATCAGGGCGCGGTGCTGGAGCCTCGGATCCGCTATGAACGCGAGCTGGGGACGGAGCGGGAGATCGGGCTCTTCGCCTCCGTCCAGCCGATCTGGGCGACGGAGGAGCTGCACGACTACTTCTACGAGGTGGACGCGCCCTTCGCGACACCCTCCCGCCCGGCCTTCGATGCCGGAGGCGGGTATCTTGGGGCCGAGGTGAGCCTCGGCGTCTCGGCTGAGATCACGGACCGGCTGCAGCTCTTCGCGGGCACCGGTCTGGGTTTCTACGAAGGGGCGGAGAACGAGGACAGCCCGCTCTTCGAGGAGGACGTGACGGCCGCCGCCTTCCTCGGCTTCGCCTACACCCTGCGGCGCAGCGAACGGATGGTGCGGCGCGACTAG
- a CDS encoding DUF302 domain-containing protein → MIRRIAAVFAFLIAGPAAAQMPDEPMVTRESPYSVLVTIDRLSQVVTEAGGRVFARIDHAQGARAVSMDLRPTELLIFGNPQLGTPVMQMSQTVGLDLPLRALAWEDEDGTVYLSHPRAEAIVFIHGIDPESEDVQRINTVVDNLISQALAEE, encoded by the coding sequence ATGATCCGCCGTATTGCCGCCGTTTTCGCCTTTCTCATCGCTGGCCCCGCCGCCGCCCAGATGCCGGATGAGCCCATGGTGACGCGGGAAAGCCCCTATTCGGTGCTCGTCACCATCGACCGCCTGTCGCAGGTCGTGACGGAGGCCGGCGGCCGGGTCTTCGCCCGGATCGATCATGCGCAGGGGGCGCGTGCGGTCTCGATGGACCTGCGGCCGACCGAGCTTCTGATCTTCGGCAACCCGCAGCTCGGCACGCCGGTCATGCAGATGTCGCAGACCGTGGGCCTCGACCTGCCGCTCCGCGCGCTGGCTTGGGAGGATGAGGACGGCACGGTCTATCTCAGCCATCCGCGAGCGGAGGCCATCGTCTTCATCCACGGGATCGATCCGGAGTCCGAGGACGTGCAGCGGATCAACACTGTGGTGGACAACCTGATCAGCCAGGCGCTGGCCGAGGAATGA
- the hisH gene encoding imidazole glycerol phosphate synthase subunit HisH, with product MTCAIIDYDSGNLHSAQKAFERMRREVGGPEVVVTSDPEVVRKADRIVLPGVGAFADCRRGLLAVAGMYEVIEERVQAGTPFMGICVGMQLLATVGREFGDTPGFDWIGGAITHLEPSTPALKVPHMGWNELRIAQRHPVLAGIEEGAHAYFVHSFHMSLDDPEHLLATVNYGGPVTAAIGRDNLFGTQFHPEKSQKTGLTAIGNFLNWTP from the coding sequence GTGACCTGCGCCATCATCGACTATGACAGCGGCAATCTGCACTCCGCCCAGAAGGCGTTCGAGCGGATGCGGCGCGAGGTCGGCGGGCCGGAGGTCGTCGTGACCTCCGACCCCGAGGTGGTGCGGAAGGCGGACCGCATCGTCCTGCCCGGCGTCGGCGCCTTCGCCGATTGCCGCCGCGGGCTTCTGGCGGTCGCGGGCATGTACGAGGTGATCGAGGAGCGGGTGCAGGCGGGCACGCCCTTCATGGGCATCTGCGTCGGCATGCAGCTTCTGGCCACCGTCGGGCGGGAGTTCGGCGATACGCCCGGCTTCGACTGGATCGGCGGGGCGATCACCCATCTGGAGCCCTCGACCCCGGCGCTAAAGGTGCCGCATATGGGCTGGAATGAGCTCCGGATCGCGCAGCGCCACCCGGTTCTCGCCGGAATCGAGGAAGGGGCGCACGCCTATTTCGTGCACTCCTTCCACATGTCGCTTGATGATCCCGAGCACCTGCTTGCCACCGTGAATTATGGCGGCCCGGTCACAGCGGCCATCGGGCGCGACAACCTCTTCGGCACGCAGTTCCACCCGGAGAAGAGCCAGAAGACGGGCCTGACCGCAATCGGCAACTTCCTCAACTGGACGCCCTGA
- a CDS encoding EcsC family protein, protein MSDDRNLPQALDRVLDEQRAFEAHRATRLGRGAEAVTAPIGSVLSRLVPPALVRAALDGADRAAGLTLPRELTEHDADDIASCDAAALRAQGWAMGLNAASGAGAGWWGGAGLTLDIPASLGIAARNVRATGLAYGFDGTGPDERAFRLAVLELAATGGLAARADAIGRVNRMARVLGGGAASEAAREGADWLVDRVVERVARELGVSLARRKAAQIVPLAGAVVAATVNASFQTDVARSARYAYRQRWLAHRRMLPAPEVAE, encoded by the coding sequence ATGAGTGATGATCGCAACCTTCCACAGGCGCTCGACCGCGTGCTCGACGAGCAGCGCGCCTTCGAGGCGCACCGTGCCACCCGCCTCGGCCGTGGGGCCGAGGCCGTAACGGCTCCCATCGGCTCCGTCCTCTCCCGCCTCGTGCCGCCGGCGCTGGTGCGCGCGGCGCTCGACGGGGCGGACCGGGCCGCGGGCCTGACCCTGCCGCGGGAGCTGACGGAGCATGACGCGGACGACATCGCCTCGTGCGACGCGGCGGCCCTGCGGGCGCAGGGCTGGGCAATGGGGCTCAACGCAGCCTCCGGCGCGGGGGCCGGTTGGTGGGGGGGCGCGGGCCTGACGCTCGACATCCCCGCTTCGCTGGGGATCGCGGCGCGCAATGTCCGCGCGACGGGTCTCGCCTACGGTTTCGACGGGACCGGACCGGACGAGCGAGCCTTCCGTCTCGCCGTGCTGGAGCTTGCCGCGACCGGCGGCCTTGCGGCGCGGGCGGATGCGATCGGGCGGGTCAACCGCATGGCGCGCGTTCTGGGCGGCGGCGCGGCCTCCGAAGCAGCGCGGGAAGGGGCCGACTGGCTGGTGGACCGGGTGGTCGAGCGCGTGGCGCGCGAGCTTGGCGTCAGCCTCGCCCGCCGCAAGGCCGCGCAGATCGTCCCGCTCGCCGGGGCCGTGGTCGCGGCCACCGTCAACGCGAGCTTCCAGACCGACGTCGCCCGTTCCGCCCGCTACGCCTACCGCCAGCGTTGGCTGGCGCACCGCCGGATGCTTCCCGCACCTGAGGTGGCCGAATGA
- a CDS encoding lysozyme inhibitor LprI family protein yields the protein MSLVARFGLLAAVLCAPAMAANERYPEGQAQEILDTCLTAEGRAEREHCMGRIATACMDADPGQNQTTVGMMDCYLLESRIWDTRLNAEYAAVIDVFAEMDTYDAEFNVPLTRVDTLRDAQRAWIAFRDAECSNRYALWGSGSMRLIEGAICRSELTALRTLDLIDKREWPN from the coding sequence ATGAGCCTCGTGGCGCGCTTCGGTCTGCTGGCCGCCGTGCTCTGCGCGCCTGCAATGGCGGCCAACGAGCGCTATCCGGAGGGCCAGGCGCAGGAGATCCTCGACACCTGCCTCACCGCTGAAGGCCGGGCGGAGCGCGAGCACTGCATGGGCCGGATCGCGACCGCCTGCATGGACGCCGATCCCGGGCAGAACCAGACCACGGTCGGGATGATGGACTGTTACCTGCTGGAGAGCCGAATCTGGGACACGCGTCTGAATGCCGAATACGCCGCCGTGATCGACGTATTCGCGGAAATGGACACCTATGATGCGGAGTTCAACGTCCCATTGACACGGGTCGACACCCTGCGCGACGCCCAACGCGCCTGGATCGCGTTCCGGGACGCCGAATGCTCCAACCGCTACGCGCTCTGGGGCTCTGGCAGCATGCGGCTGATCGAGGGCGCGATCTGCCGATCCGAGCTGACCGCCCTGCGCACCCTCGACCTTATCGACAAACGGGAGTGGCCGAATTGA
- a CDS encoding DUF2147 domain-containing protein, which yields MKRMILAAALAAAPLSVQAQDAQGLWQSQPGEEGNYIHVQIAPCQGATDQRCGVIRGAFQADGTPTNADIVGKPIIWGMEPNGSASWNNGTIWAPDQDKEYRSTMQLQGADALEVSGCVLFICRSQTWTRIN from the coding sequence ATGAAGCGCATGATCCTTGCGGCGGCCCTCGCCGCGGCGCCGCTGTCCGTTCAGGCGCAGGACGCGCAGGGCCTCTGGCAGTCGCAGCCGGGGGAGGAGGGCAACTACATCCACGTGCAGATCGCCCCTTGCCAGGGCGCCACGGACCAGCGCTGCGGTGTCATCCGCGGTGCCTTCCAGGCGGACGGGACGCCCACCAATGCGGACATCGTCGGCAAGCCGATCATCTGGGGAATGGAGCCCAACGGCTCCGCAAGCTGGAACAACGGCACGATCTGGGCCCCGGATCAGGACAAGGAATACCGCTCGACGATGCAACTGCAGGGCGCCGACGCGCTCGAGGTTTCGGGCTGCGTGCTGTTTATCTGCCGCTCGCAGACCTGGACCCGCATCAACTGA
- the hisB gene encoding imidazoleglycerol-phosphate dehydratase HisB, which translates to MRTATITRKTAETDITVEIDLDGTGAYDNQTGVGFFDHMLDQLARHALIDMKVRCEGDLHIDDHHTVEDVGIALGQALSEAMGDKRGIVRYGSCLLPMDDTLVRAALDLSGRPYLVWKVDFTAPQIKSFDTELVREFFQAFSTHGGITLHVEKLDGINSHHIAEAAFKAVARALRDALETDPRKADAIPSTKGTL; encoded by the coding sequence ATGCGCACTGCGACCATCACCCGCAAGACGGCGGAGACGGACATCACGGTCGAGATCGATCTCGACGGCACCGGGGCCTATGACAACCAGACGGGCGTGGGCTTCTTCGACCACATGCTCGACCAGCTCGCGCGCCACGCGCTGATCGACATGAAGGTCCGCTGCGAGGGTGATCTGCACATCGACGACCATCACACGGTGGAGGATGTGGGCATCGCGCTCGGCCAGGCACTGAGCGAGGCGATGGGCGACAAGCGCGGGATCGTACGCTACGGCTCCTGCCTTCTGCCGATGGATGACACGCTGGTGCGCGCGGCGCTGGACCTCTCGGGCCGGCCCTATCTGGTGTGGAAGGTCGACTTCACCGCACCGCAGATCAAGAGCTTCGACACCGAGTTGGTGCGCGAGTTCTTCCAGGCGTTCAGTACCCATGGCGGGATCACGCTGCATGTCGAGAAGCTCGACGGCATCAACTCCCACCACATCGCGGAGGCCGCGTTCAAGGCGGTGGCCCGCGCCCTACGCGACGCGCTGGAGACCGACCCGCGCAAGGCCGACGCGATCCCATCGACGAAGGGAACGCTGTGA
- a CDS encoding ArsR/SmtB family transcription factor, with amino-acid sequence MPLDATFAALADPTRRAILERLAEGEATAGELAAPFAISQPAVSRHLKVLEEAGLISRRVDAQRRPARLEPQALAELDAWLERYRQVLAQNFQRLDAILAEPREED; translated from the coding sequence ATGCCGCTCGATGCCACCTTCGCTGCCCTCGCCGACCCGACCCGTCGCGCGATCCTGGAGCGGCTGGCGGAGGGGGAGGCGACGGCCGGTGAGTTGGCCGCGCCCTTCGCGATCAGCCAGCCCGCGGTCTCCCGGCACCTGAAGGTGCTTGAGGAGGCGGGGCTGATTTCTCGCCGGGTGGATGCACAGCGCCGCCCGGCCCGGCTGGAGCCGCAGGCGCTGGCCGAGCTTGACGCCTGGCTCGAGCGCTACAGACAGGTGCTCGCGCAGAACTTCCAGCGCCTCGACGCGATCCTGGCGGAGCCTCGAGAGGAGGACTGA
- a CDS encoding flavodoxin family protein, whose protein sequence is MLFNTTLKRVEEESHTKLLLNVVAEMMEKNGVAVEHVHMASKTIPPGVYPDMTEHGHPVDEWPAIWERVLEADILVIGTPLWLGEESSICRILIERLYGMSGLLNDRGQSIFYNKVGGCVVTGNEDGIKHAAMTIAFALNHLGLTIPPQADCGWIGEAGPGPSYGDALDDGSRAGFGNDFTQRNTTIMTWNLMHMAKMLKDVGGIPNHGNDREAWKAGCRFDYENPEHRA, encoded by the coding sequence ATGCTCTTCAACACCACGCTGAAGCGGGTGGAGGAGGAGAGCCACACCAAGCTCCTCCTCAACGTCGTGGCCGAGATGATGGAGAAGAACGGCGTCGCCGTGGAGCATGTCCACATGGCCTCCAAAACCATCCCGCCGGGCGTCTATCCCGACATGACCGAGCATGGCCACCCGGTCGACGAGTGGCCCGCGATCTGGGAGCGGGTGCTGGAGGCCGACATCCTCGTCATCGGCACGCCGCTCTGGCTGGGCGAGGAAAGCTCCATCTGCCGCATCCTGATCGAACGGCTCTACGGCATGTCGGGCCTGCTCAACGACCGCGGGCAGAGCATCTTCTACAACAAGGTCGGCGGCTGCGTGGTCACCGGCAATGAGGACGGGATCAAGCACGCGGCGATGACCATCGCCTTCGCGCTCAACCACCTCGGCCTCACGATCCCGCCGCAGGCCGATTGCGGCTGGATCGGCGAGGCGGGGCCGGGGCCGTCCTATGGTGACGCGCTCGACGACGGCTCCCGCGCGGGCTTCGGTAATGACTTCACCCAGCGCAACACCACGATCATGACGTGGAACCTGATGCACATGGCGAAGATGCTGAAGGACGTGGGCGGTATCCCCAACCACGGCAACGACCGTGAGGCGTGGAAGGCCGGCTGCCGCTTCGACTACGAGAACCCGGAGCACCGCGCATGA